Within Tenebrio molitor chromosome 3, icTenMoli1.1, whole genome shotgun sequence, the genomic segment CAGGGGACAGATTCGCTTACCTTCGTTCGTCCAGCAATCGGTACAATCTTGACACAACGTCGACCAGTCCATCTGCAGATCGCGAAAACTTGCCATTTTTTCCAACTGGTTCGATTCTGGATCAAGTGGCACGCGCCGTCATTATTCTCTCGATTCATTAACGAGATCCTCCGGGTTAGAGAACCGAAACTGACACACACATGTCTTGTGGTACCGAAGAAACACCGGCCACTTTTGGTGCGCAGTCTCGTTTAGATTTCTTGCAGTGGTCACAGCCGAGTACCTGTTTTTACAATCTCCGCATATATACACACACCTCATGTGAAAAAAGGCGGTCTATCATGATCGGTCGGTGCTAACACTGCTAACGCATGGGCGGCGCTCGATCGaagaattcgaaaatttttgcctcACCGGGGTGAGGTCCGAGCTCGTGACCTTTAATACTCGCAACACCCGCCTCCAGGACTACGGAGGTAATGGTTTCAGAGGCGCGCGATGGACAAAAAGCAGACGGTTTAGTGCGAAGATCGCCATTGAGACTTTCCCCTTCGTGCTCCAAATTTCGGTCGTACATCAGATACGATTCTCTTTTCTAGTTTGAAGAACCGACAGGTGAACACAGGCGGGTTTTTACTTTCCGTCTGGTGTTACCATTATTTACACTCCCACCTGCCTTCGGGCATTTTCGAATATTTCCAACGAACAATAGGTCCAATAATAACAATTCGCACGTTTAAATATCACGACACGCTCCGGAAAACGTGAAACAGACAAAAATGAGAAATCTTTTATtgaaagacaatttttttgcaacgtTGAGACCGATGATTTGTTGTGGTAGCGAACGgacatgatttatatttccGGTGCCGgttgatttcattcattaaaACATAGACAAAACTTAATTCACGGTTATTACACGATGCTAGCGGTCACTTGAGTCCTAGGGGGGCGGAAATGCCATTAAAAGTGGTCgtttcagttttttaaatcCTACCGGGTATTGTTCGTTACaggaaaaaaaactttcattcATATTTCCCGCCCGTTTTACATTGATAAACTAGCGCCcccatatttgttttttataattaaaataaaccaaaactGTGGATGTCCAGCTGGTGAACAAATAGTAGTGGGTTGTATACTTTTTCATGTTCACTTTTTTATtctaatacatatttcaatgATCTTCAGTTGACGCTTTTTTGTACTTTCGAAAAATTAAACGAATTAGAATGCAGCTTTGTGGATGACCTTGAAACTTGGCGTTTCCATTTGACCATTTTAAAGGAATTGCTGGAGAGGGAGGTTTGGATTCTTCTCGACATTAACAGAGCTTCTaatatgatttattttagTGATTGCACATAAGACAAACATCACTTCTATCGTCTagtagatattttcaataaaaccaCGCAAACCTCAACATAACTCCtcataaaaacaaattgaagCATTTTCAgtcagtaaaaaaaataaattagcgAGAAAAGTCTCACTTGTGGCTTAAAACATATCGCCTCTAAGAAATTACGTAAAATAAGCGTACCACGTGACCCCTGTTCAGTGCTTGTTTTTAGTAGGCGTCGACGCGAACATATGCACGGAACTCTCACAGATGGTGGCGCCACCAGTGTGATACCCCGCATCGGTGAGATCATTCTTGCCCAGTCTGTTTTTCGAACGTTTAGGGAAGACTTCCTGCTCCTGATCCTCCATCTCTACGTCTTTCTCGAATTGTTCATCTTTAAAGCTATCTGACAGTCTTTTTCTCTGACTAGTGAAAATTTTCGAATGGGGGGTGTTCGAGTTGGAAGAATCTATCATCTCGGGACTGCTAATCGGCGACCGTGACAAAATCGACACTTGCTTGTATTCCATATCCCAATTGACCGAAGCCTCGCTGGGGGGTGCCTCGACCGGCTGAAAAGAATTGTTGGATTCGAGATTGGTACAACTGAGACTCTTATTGACATCCGGTACCACCATACTCGCATCAATTGACATATACTTGGAGTTGGAGAAGCTAAGTCTACAGGCTGACCGCGCCAAGGCCACGCGACCTGTGGGCGAACGTCCTATAGGGGAGAGGGTGCAGTCTCTTAGTTCTGGCATTTCCAGGCTGCTCTCTAATTTGCGCTTAGGCGAATTAAATTCCGACGAGAATTGTAGGGGGGAGAGTCCCGTTGAAATGGCAGGACTTGAAACGGGACTGCTGTGTTCATGATCATCAAAGTCGAACAATTGCCGGTAAAGCGACGAGTCTTGGTCAGCTCCCGAGTTTTGTTGGTCGCAATTGTAGTTGAAATATGGAGCGAGGGCGTCTTCGACGTGTTTAGGAAGAATTGGCGGTAGTGTTAACATGGTCTGAGCAGATGAGTCAGCTTGCTGAGGTTTTGGTGTGGAAGTGGGGCTGGTTATTAACCGTTTTTGATTGATTTGTTCAGTGAAGGGGCTGGGAGCTATGCTCTTTTcgttgaaaaatttgttaattttttcttgtaccAGGGACTCCATCGTGGGGTCATGTTCTGAAACGTGTTGGGAGATTGTTGCTTCGTCAATATCGGCCGGTTTGAGACTCGAGATGTCGTCAATTGTCCACTTGAATTTTTCTGTAGTCTTTGGGGTAGAAACTTGAGCAAAAACGCTAGGACTGCAAAtagattttacattttttgtttgagaCTGTTACAGAAACTTACCTGAACGTTGGAAGGTGGAGACGGTCGATTAAGTGAGGCTCGAACGGATTAAGAATTTTCGTAAACCTTGAGGGGGGAGTCGAAATATTGGGGAGCAGTTTGAAGGGGCTATCACAGTTCATTTGATTTGTCTTCACCTTGTTTTTCGGATTGCCTTTGGGTTTTGAAGGCGTTtcgttttttaaatccatttgaGATGAACTAACATTACTAAATATCACAATTTACGTAAAAGTTTTTACTTAAAACTAATATGAACACAAAATGAAACTGCCGACCGTTACGACCCACCGATTTAAACCACACTTTTTACCGTTTATTTTCCGCCAACAGCAAACCCAATGTTGCCAACCGTAAAACTACAAGTGAAGCGCGCACATATAGCCCACTTGCTGCTTGAACCACTTGAACTAACTTGAACTCCACTCTAACTTGAACGAGTGTTCGAACCATAGAAGtttatcgattttttttaaacctaaaaagatgtattttttttaaatataactaACCAAACTTGTCAGTATCTATTACAGGATATATTTCGAGCGACAgattcaatattttcaaataacaTGAGAAACAAAGATGGTTCTTTATCGTTGGATcacctttcttttttttactacaatgaataatttaaacgGTCGTAGCTCCCCTATTAAGCGACAgtaatcgaaaaaaaaaaaaatgtcgtaaGTTTTTCGATAAAATCGCAAACTGAAAAACAGCGAATTTTTCCGCGCATAACTTTTTAaagactttatttttaaagtgattgcAGCGTTATGTAGTTTTTCTTTATATGGAATCTTTTCGTTAAGTTCTGTCACATTGACTACTTTTGGTTCGTCTAcattctttttcaaaatgaccaccgagcaataataattgtcacaaaattaacacaattttatttaattttcgatCATTTCATTAAACAATTCAATCTTCTGAACGAGATATTTGTGATATTCTTCAAAATTAACAGGTTCCACCTTCACTACGATCGTTTTAATTCTTTGCTCgtcctaaaaataaaattcaaaatcttATCAACATCACCCATCAAAATGATCACCTACATTAAAAGTTTCCATTTTCGCCCTGCACTTGAAAACGAACTGTTTAAACTGCACGTCCTCGAAAATTTTCGCGACACTGTCCGGATCGTTCTCCAAAGTCTCCCCAATTTCTTGTGCTGTTTTTCCTAAAATTTTCTCAGCTTCAGACGAAAACATAGTAACCCACTGGCTGCTGCTGGAATCAGAAATGTTCATCTGCGACAAATAGGATTTGACATCCACAAAACCGTCGATCTTACCGAAACTAGCAATCGATATctgaaattcgaaaattggcGATTGCACTTTTCGCATCTGTACAGTCCATTTTCTAAATCTATCACTTTCTTCATACAATCGGGGGTTGGACATGCTTTGTACACGGCACGATCTAGTCGAACTAGTAAAATGGTGCCAAAGGTGCGAAAATACACTCCTTTTTCGCTCATGGCCAAGTTACCCTCTTGAATTTCTTTGAACATCATCCACGGAAGTGTATCCAGTCCACTTCTGCTAtcattaatgtaaaaatttatttttactttctgGTCTGTGTTACCTGACGCTGACGTTGTTCACTTCGACTTGAGCTCCTTCCGAATCGTAccaatttctcaatttttgtGTTTCTGGGATGTTAGGACTCAGTTTGATTTGACTTCCCATTGGAACTGACAGAGTTTTACTACCGCGAAACTCACAAATTTTGGcaccttttattaaaacaacCGGGTTACTTGTTTCGTTGAAAGATTCGGCGTCGTTGCCCCAAAGAGTTAGTGAAATCtaataatttcgaaaattaaaaaatagagaGTTATCAATACATCAGACATTACAGCAGTATTTGATTGGTCCACTAACAGCACTTCTTTCTTCTTCAGCTCGCGATTCGACGACTTAGCAGTGAAAGTTTTCAATTCTGACGCCAATTTACAAAGGCCGATCACATCTAAAACAATCTTGTACGAATTCTTATCGGAAcactttacaaaaatttaccgACTGTGGTCCCTGCATCCATATTGGCAACTTTATCGATTGAGGTGAAATTGTACTTTATTTGAGGAATGTCGTCATTATTGTTTAGACTCTCTTCGATGATCGATTCGTTCGTAAAAGTCATCTCGAATTCGCTTCTTAATGAGACAAATTGTCGATTACTCGCCCTCAACTGACACTTACTGATGTAATAAACTTTGTCAACCTATCAACATTTGTAACATTATACAGAATCAGGATCTTTGAAAGCATACTTCAAGACAATCAAAAAACTGTTCCACCAGTTCTCTGAACGCTGTGCATCGTATTTCTCCACTTCCATCGACCAAATCTACAGTGAAAAAATTACCTTCACCCTTCGAGTTCGACCATGTTCGAACGGTCGTCTTATTGGTCACTCTCGCTTTGATGACCCATCTGTTATGAAACGGACTGAGACTAGAAATTGGGCTGATAACTTTGGCTCTTGATATTTGGTTTGAgcgttctttttttttagtttttattggCGTAACTGAAATTTCAGATGATTGGGAACCGGCAATTTCAAAATCCGTTAACGGTGTCGGCTCCCCAACGGTGTACCCTACCAGATCACCTTTAGCTATAAGCTTCAACTCAAGAATCAACAAAATTtgactaaaaataataatttcatttttattttcttataaCAATGCAAAACCTACGagtctttcttttctttagtTTTAAAAACGCTAGATACGTATCGTTCTAGTTGAATAATTGAGAACATCTGTAATGCATCAATCAGGACGTGGTCATTGGATGGTACTGAAACCATTGCCACATTGACGGTGTTTTTGCCATCAGAGAGCACGATACGAAAACGCTCTTTATCAGTAACGTTagagttgatttttttactgCGCAGAATTTGCATTATGGGTTCCGAGACGTTTCCACCATTCATAATTgtctaaaaatataaaattattggaactagtttgtataataaaaaaaaggataCTTGAAGAGACCCCTGTGATAATTTGTACTCGGTAGTCATCGTATTTTGTGGGAATTTGAGAGAATTcatcgaattttattttgaccaaaattgcaaaattactTTGATTTGCCGCAAATTTGACGTACGACAGTGTCGCCAATATAGAACATTAAGTTACTAATTATaacgtaattatttttttattttattttaggtGAAATTGATGTTTTActtttgatttattattttagttttattatctCTAACTGTTTGTAATAATATGATGTGTTGAATAGATAgatagaataaaaaaaaatatggctAGTACGCTACCAACCtcacaaaaaatgtcaacaaacaacgtaataaaatatttgtgtttttgtcaAAGGGTGGTTGTAACAACGATAAACATCGTAATTAACAGTAATGTATTCGAGACCTAGCCCTCAGGAAACGGACGAAGATTTGTTGCGCCTACAGGAAGAATTTAAGCGACATCACTCCGAGAACAAAATCAAGTTGGCCGCGACTGTAGTCAGTGAAAAGAGAGGTTAGGTAAATCTTTTCGTCTTGAGAAtcaattgaaaaatgtaatttttagcCGAAAATCTGCAAGTTGTTGAAGATGCATGTGTTGTGGACATCCAAGACCAACTCGCTAACACATTTGAGGCGATTCCTGAACACAAAAATCTCGGGAGAATCGTCGAGAAAATCCCGCAAAATTGTGAACGTCCCGGtttaaattttagtaaaaGCTATGGTTTTCCAACGCCGAAGCGACGAGATGCGAATTCGACTAATACACAAGGCGGGGGGAGCATTTTCGCGAGccagtttaaaaaattgaaacgagACAAAGAACCATCCAAACCTCAATCTGAAGTGAATCTCCCCAGTCAGAGTTTTGTCTTGACTGGAACAGAGAAAGATGCAATCCATGAAGAAAATATAAGGAAACTGAGAGAAATGACAGAAGAGGAAATATTGGAAGAGAGAAATAAGCTTTTAGAAGCAATGGATCCAGCTATAATATCGTTTTTAAAGTCGCGCAGGCGCAAGGAAGCGCCTCAGACCAATAGGAATCCTACAATTCAGGAACAGAATGAAGGAGGGCAAAATATGGATGTAGAGCAACTAGAGACCGCTTGTGACGTCTTAAGACAATCCCATTCAGAGAAATGGTTAAACTTTAGTACAAtagaaacaaacaaattggCTTGGATGGAAGatgtgaaattgccaaaaattgaaaagaacAAGAGTTTTGAAGCCAGGTAATTGACAATGAAGTATTTGTGgtaaagtgaggttatattgCTTTTTGCAACTGCAGATTTGATTTTGAAGGGTGGCTCATGCCATACCGTGAAAATGAAATAACTGAAAAATCTCGTGTTTTATACCATCATGGGGAAGAGGCGGGAAGACCAGGTTACACCTTGCAAGAATTTTTTCAACTGGCACGGTACTTTTTAcataaatgagaaaaataaatattacaataaaaaaaactgttttagaTCTAACATAATTCAGCAAAAAATAATCGCATTGAACAGTATCGCGAATATTTTATCCCTTCACTCGACCGGCGTTTACGACGATATAATCGATCTGCCCTTagaacagattttttttgttttgcgcTTTTGCTTAGACGATAATACTCCAGCGGTGTTAAACGCGAGCATCAAAGCCATGAGAAATCTGTTTTACAGCAAGGTCGACGAAACTTGCTTGGATTGTCTTCTCGGTTTTGGTTTGGGTAAGGTTCAACCCACTCTAGCTGCAGATGATGATCCAGAAGACGACAATACGGTGAACGACCAACAGTTGGCCGAGACCAATTTGGTCAAATGTCTAGCGAGAACTCAGATTTTGACCAGGATTAGGTAACAAcacatttcaatttatttaaacttgtttatttttatttttgaagataCATTATCAACACAGTCAGACCTGCCATAGAGACTATAGTCTACTGCATGGATATTCTGACTCGTTTGGTTAGAGATTCGCAATTTATTTTGACCAAGGTGTACAAATGTGAGAATCTTATCGCCAGTATCATGAGCAATTTCGTTCCGGATACGATCGTACATCTCACTGATCCAGACTCGCCGTACGGATTGCCCTTGTTGCAAGCTCTCAAATTTGTAAGAGTTTTGGTCAGTCGTAGTCGAACAATTGCTTCCGATTTAGTAGAGAAGTACAGCCTTATGAACTCTATATTGTCATATCTATCTTTAGAGAAATATTCAGTCAATACCAGCGGCTTGAAATTGCAGACTGAAAGTTTGCATTTGTGGTGCGTTCTTATCCATTACGGTCTAGCGACGGATCACGTCCAGTGAGTTGTATAGAAGAATCCAAACAGTGTTTGCTAATGGTGGAATTGCAGAGTTTTGCATCCCGTTTTAATAGAATTATTAAACtaccattttaaaaacaccGATCTCGATATGAGCACGACATTCGTCAGACAAGGACACGCATCGGCCCTCCTTTGTTTAATAAGTGCTTTCTCAAAGAATTATTCTTTGTTGGCTCCGTTCCTTGGAATTTTTCAGAATTGTGTGGTGAAGTGGTTTAGACAATTTATGTCTTTGACAGAATTTACTGTACGATCAATTGCcataataatggaaaaaataataatttgaattgttCTAGTGTGGTAAACTTCAGTTAATCTCGTCCATCTTTTGTTGTCTGGCATCGTTGACAAAATCTATAACGATCTCGCAAGACATTAACAAGTTGTTTTTGGAATTAGTAAGCTCCCCAGGTTTTAAAACTGTAACTAAAACAGTCACGTGAGTCCGACTTTTGAGTCTTTTGACCGCGAACATTTtgtgaatttgaatttttttaggaACGGGTCGATGTTGTTGAATAATTACGAACCGCATAGGACTAGTGCCAACTTTAACAGTGTGGAAGCGGCGGCTTGGCACGCCTCCGAACACGTGGTACCTCTCATTCAAACTAATAGTCCAATACCGTTCTTAACAGTTTTATCATATTACGTAGAGGCGTCCGATGACCACAATGTAAGATGTCCAAAAGTGtaatcaatatttaaaaaataattccagGTGAAATTAGCGTTTTTGCGACACGAAAGTGTAAACAAGTATTTAGAGATGTTGAGGAAGTTAGATAAGTATTATTTGAGTAGTAACTGGTTTGCGCGAGTGGAGGGCGACTTAATTATGAACATCTTGAAAAGTTCCGTCGTGGTGAGAACCTATTTGGATACTCG encodes:
- the LOC138126182 gene encoding replication protein A 70 kDa DNA-binding subunit-like isoform X2: MNSLKFPQNTMTTEYKLSQGSLQTIMNGGNVSEPIMQILRSKKINSNVTDKERFRIVLSDGKNTVNVAMVSVPSNDHVLIDALQMFSIIQLERYVSSVFKTKEKKDSQILLILELKLIAKGDLVGYTVGEPTPLTDFEIAGSQSSEISVTPIKTKKKERSNQISRAKVISPISSLSPFHNRWVIKARVTNKTTVRTWSNSKGEGNFFTVDLVDGSGEIRCTAFRELVEQFFDCLEVDKVYYISKCQLRASNRQFVSLRSEFEMTFTNESIIEESLNNNDDIPQIKYNFTSIDKVANMDAGTTVDVIGLCKLASELKTFTAKSSNRELKKKEVLLVDQSNTAISLTLWGNDAESFNETSNPVVLIKGAKICEFRGSKTLSVPMGSQIKLSPNIPETQKLRNWYDSEGAQVEVNNVSVRSGLDTLPWMMFKEIQEGNLAMSEKGVYFRTFGTILLVRLDRAVYKACPTPDCMKKVIDLENGLYRCEKCNRQFSNFRYRLLVSMNISDSSSSQWVTMFSSEAEKILGKTAQEIGETLENDPDSVAKIFEDVQFKQFVFKCRAKMETFNDEQRIKTIVVKVEPVNFEEYHKYLVQKIELFNEMIEN
- the LOC138126178 gene encoding RNA polymerase II-associated protein 1 yields the protein MYSRPSPQETDEDLLRLQEEFKRHHSENKIKLAATVVSEKRAENLQVVEDACVVDIQDQLANTFEAIPEHKNLGRIVEKIPQNCERPGLNFSKSYGFPTPKRRDANSTNTQGGGSIFASQFKKLKRDKEPSKPQSEVNLPSQSFVLTGTEKDAIHEENIRKLREMTEEEILEERNKLLEAMDPAIISFLKSRRRKEAPQTNRNPTIQEQNEGGQNMDVEQLETACDVLRQSHSEKWLNFSTIETNKLAWMEDVKLPKIEKNKSFEARFDFEGWLMPYRENEITEKSRVLYHHGEEAGRPGYTLQEFFQLARSNIIQQKIIALNSIANILSLHSTGVYDDIIDLPLEQIFFVLRFCLDDNTPAVLNASIKAMRNLFYSKVDETCLDCLLGFGLGKVQPTLAADDDPEDDNTVNDQQLAETNLVKCLARTQILTRIRYIINTVRPAIETIVYCMDILTRLVRDSQFILTKVYKCENLIASIMSNFVPDTIVHLTDPDSPYGLPLLQALKFVRVLVSRSRTIASDLVEKYSLMNSILSYLSLEKYSVNTSGLKLQTESLHLWCVLIHYGLATDHVQVLHPVLIELLNYHFKNTDLDMSTTFVRQGHASALLCLISAFSKNYSLLAPFLGIFQNCVVKWFRQFMSLTEFTCGKLQLISSIFCCLASLTKSITISQDINKLFLELVSSPGFKTVTKTVTNGSMLLNNYEPHRTSANFNSVEAAAWHASEHVVPLIQTNSPIPFLTVLSYYVEASDDHNVKLAFLRHESVNKYLEMLRKLDKYYLSSNWFARVEGDLIMNILKSSVVVRTYLDTRSFYEVAVKCLSVFTSDLKPDIEYVLKNVVFSPLFYPSEVLMRNLSIEQRHDCLETSLDNLNEILEVYIQVLGLKIDVPTYATNLCLDHSKGNVIPIDWIYTPIIVLYSNQQQNKQNPAENEQVFVIRNCLRWVLIYETYFPDLATAINPTDRFCRIACVFLGSDNLFLIDEIHNLLQLCLNNIIKCEHGINFDKEIQGLNNFQDFYTQLLEQYQGVSYGDVLFGNFILLPLAQRHSLKWRKTLWSEYLGVVEIFNVTVEQSVCPLEVFLTPNEEDLSLLKCYRRALVNNSVRKHSILFNIAKHHVEQYISTEKNKR
- the bora gene encoding protein aurora borealis isoform X1 translates to MDLKNETPSKPKGNPKNKVKTNQMNCDSPFKLLPNISTPPSRFTKILNPFEPHLIDRLHLPTFSPSVFAQVSTPKTTEKFKWTIDDISSLKPADIDEATISQHVSEHDPTMESLVQEKINKFFNEKSIAPSPFTEQINQKRLITSPTSTPKPQQADSSAQTMLTLPPILPKHVEDALAPYFNYNCDQQNSGADQDSSLYRQLFDFDDHEHSSPVSSPAISTGLSPLQFSSEFNSPKRKLESSLEMPELRDCTLSPIGRSPTGRVALARSACRLSFSNSKYMSIDASMVVPDVNKSLSCTNLESNNSFQPVEAPPSEASVNWDMEYKQVSILSRSPISSPEMIDSSNSNTPHSKIFTSQRKRLSDSFKDEQFEKDVEMEDQEQEVFPKRSKNRLGKNDLTDAGYHTGGATICESSVHMFASTPTKNKH
- the bora gene encoding protein aurora borealis isoform X2 yields the protein MDLKNETPSKPKGNPKNKVKTNQMNCDSPFKLLPNISTPPSRFTKILNPFEPHLIDRLHLPTFSPSVFAQVSTPKTTEKFKWTIDDISSLKPADIDEATISQHVSEHDPTMESLVQEKINKFFNEKSIAPSPFTEQINQKRLITSPTSTPKPQQADSSAQTMLTLPPILPKHVEDALAPYFNYNCDQQNSGADQDSSLYRQLFDFDDHEHSSPVSSPAISTGLSPLQFSSEFNSPKRKLESSLEMPELRDCTLSPIGRSPTGRVALARSACRLSFSNSKYMSIDASMVPVEAPPSEASVNWDMEYKQVSILSRSPISSPEMIDSSNSNTPHSKIFTSQRKRLSDSFKDEQFEKDVEMEDQEQEVFPKRSKNRLGKNDLTDAGYHTGGATICESSVHMFASTPTKNKH
- the LOC138126182 gene encoding replication protein A 70 kDa DNA-binding subunit-like isoform X1, whose amino-acid sequence is MNSLKFPQNTMTTEYKLSQGSLQTIMNGGNVSEPIMQILRSKKINSNVTDKERFRIVLSDGKNTVNVAMVSVPSNDHVLIDALQMFSIIQLERYVSSVFKTKEKKDSQILLILELKLIAKGDLVGYTVGEPTPLTDFEIAGSQSSEISVTPIKTKKKERSNQISRAKVISPISSLSPFHNRWVIKARVTNKTTVRTWSNSKGEGNFFTVDLVDGSGEIRCTAFRELVEQFFDCLEVDKVYYISKCQLRASNRQFVSLRSEFEMTFTNESIIEESLNNNDDIPQIKYNFTSIDKVANMDAGTTVDVIGLCKLASELKTFTAKSSNRELKKKEVLLVDQSNTAISLTLWGNDAESFNETSNPVVLIKGAKICEFRGSKTLSVPMGSQIKLSPNIPETQKLRNWYDSEGAQVEVNNVSVSRSGLDTLPWMMFKEIQEGNLAMSEKGVYFRTFGTILLVRLDRAVYKACPTPDCMKKVIDLENGLYRCEKCNRQFSNFRYRLLVSMNISDSSSSQWVTMFSSEAEKILGKTAQEIGETLENDPDSVAKIFEDVQFKQFVFKCRAKMETFNDEQRIKTIVVKVEPVNFEEYHKYLVQKIELFNEMIEN